The Oncorhynchus mykiss isolate Arlee chromosome 8, USDA_OmykA_1.1, whole genome shotgun sequence genome includes the window ATTCCTGTAATGGCAAGTAACGTTTAAATTCATTAAAAGTGATTGGGTGCCACAAGTAACCATCTCTCCAAATAAAAACAAACTTCTCAGGTGTTTTTACACACATGCGGGTCAGGTTACATGGAGAGGGCTCGCTGAGAGCACAAGAACCTTTCCTCTCTATTCCctactctccttccctctctttttgTGCTGCAGTAGACACCTGCCTGTCATCCAAACGGCTAGTGCTGGAGTCTGgggtctctttttttttttcaccaggCATTTGTTCCCTTTCCAAACGGTCTcaaaactagctaacgttagtgtgTTTGGGCTGTTGTTACACTTGGGACTTATCCtagtaacaaataaataaaaaaaagagtaaGGGTAAAAGACCTGGGTTGTATTCAAGGTTATTCAACGGTTTTGTAAACCGCTAGGCAAAATGCTGTTGCAACGCCTTGGGATAGCACTATATGGTGTTTTGAGCCTAATAAGAACAGGGCCACGTTCAGTAATAGTGGTAATAATTATGGACCAAATAAAAGTCCCTTTCCCGGATGCCATACCTACAGGCGGAGGCGTCATGCCCATTGAAACCGTTACACATTACATAGTTTATTTTACACGGAATTAAATTATACTGAATTTGACTACCAGTAGCCCCTCAAATAGAATTAGGTGCATATCTCCTCTGCCAGCCTGATAATTCACATAATTCGAGGCAAAAACTCTTCACGTCACCTCAGTTCCCTCCTAGACTTGTATACAACCCTGATTGTTATCCTATAAACACACTGGTACAAACATAGTGGCACATCCATAATGTTGCCCAACCATGTCAAGTCCTTATTATACCTTGTATTTTAATGTGATTACAAATGCCGATATGCACAATAAAGAGCTGTcaaatgaacaaaaaaaataaatgaatagaGAATGTATTTAGTCCAAGGGCATCATTCCATGGCAGTCCCAAATCCCATAGTCCTTTATAGTGTCATAAACTAAGCTTTTAATAAAAACTTGAATTCAGAGTTTCAGAACTGTACGTTCACATCACAGGGTGTGACGGAGCCGGTGCATTGAATAGGTGCTGCATGCTGCCCCCTGGTGGTGTTGACGAGGAGATAGGCGCACTACAGGAAGGGGTTGGTGGAAGAGCCTCCAGCAGGGTAGGATCCAGCCGGGGCTCCCGCCTGGTTCAAAACAAATGGTTCATCAATATCGTAAAATAACATCACCATCAGCATGACTTCCAAACTCATCCATGAAGTTAGCAGAGAGAGTGCAGCAGCATGGGTGACCGCCCACATAGGTGTTTTTACATTGGACCCATGCAGAAGTTGCATGTGTATGTAAATTCAGACTTGTATGTGTTATGTCAAAGTGTTTCACACTGGTATGACAAGTATTACTGTTAAAGACCACAATGCGTCCTTCGGTCCCACAACATGATCTGGAAACGCACACACAAGCTTCGAGCTGCTCACCATGAATGGGTTATTGGTCATCCCCGGCCCAGCCATGGGCTGCCCAAAGGGGGTCATGGAGGGCTTGGTCTGCCCGTAGACTGGGTATCCACCAGGGCCTGTCCATGCAGAGAAAAAAAATCTGGCTGAATGGTCTATTTACTATTTAACCTTAGTAATaacttttccatttttttaattttttttaataaacCTGGTAAATGTAATAACTTGCTGgtaaacgtaataaaatgttgaACGGTAAAGTTGACTTTTTCTGCTAAATTGTAAAGTTATTACGTTAACCGGTGGTTATTACATTAACCGGTGAGTAACAACTTCATGAATAATGTAATAACTTCAACCAAACATGTAATAACATACCAAAATCAATGTTTTGTACTACTACCCTCATTTTGATGTACATACCACCACCTAGTGCCAATCACAACACAAACAACTCATACAGGAATACATAGACACTCACAAGCACACATTGAAATGTACCCACATGCatagtctcactcactcactcacacaccacTTTATTTGATCCTTATTAAATCAAGCTTATTATGTTATCCGGTGGTTATTATGTCAGGTCACCAGGACAGTAGCAACTTTATTTCATGAAGCATAACTTCAACTGGTCATGTAATAACAATGTCTGTGTTATTTCCCTCGTTTTTAATGGACATGGACTAGTGCTAAAACCATTAATCCGGCACTCCAGGAAGGCTCAAGCAAACACCCAAAGTATTCGAACGATTTCAAAATCGGTTTGGCCGATCTGGATGGCACCAGGgcaattgggtgtcaaatgaacaTGCTGAGTAACCTTGCATGAAACCTGAAGACTGCCATTACAAGGTAACACAAGCTAACAACCTTGGCTTCAGTTCAGTAGAGGCTATCAAAGTCATGTGCTGCACAGAACCAACACAGTCAGTAACACCAGCAACCATGCAGCTCAAtacaaactatactgaacaaaatataatatTCGTTTATTTGAGAATCAGGTGACGTTCCCCGGACAAACACGGAACTAGACAAAAAAAGGAACCATACAAGACCGCCAGGGGACTATGACAACGTCCTGGCGACCATTTTGTGACGTCCTGGGGACTAATTATTAGCAGGGAACTATTGTAGATGACATGTTTAGATTTAGCAGCAAAAGTTATCTTATCATTCCACAATGTATTACGATTACCAGCAAGCTTTAACATTTACTGGTTTTATTACAtaagaaaaaaatctaaaatttatTTCAAACAGAAAAGTTATTACATTTACCGTTGTTACAGGGATACCTGCCAGAAAAACAACCTTTGTTTATAGTGGAGGGCCACAAGAAAATTTGAAACATTTGGTGAGTCAAAACACAATATttggtggggggagggaggggggaaatcACAGCTTTGAAGTAAAGTCCAAACTATATTGTGTTATGGGTGAAACTACTAAGGAGACGAGGGCACACTACTTACCGTTGGGTTGCTGGGGGTGGTAGGCCCCCGGCTGGGTGTAAGGGCAAGGGGCCTGGCCAGGGAAGGGCTGCTGGAATGTCCCACTGAAACTGGTCGGGAGGCAGTAAGAGGAGGGGTTCCCAAAGCCAGCAGGCATACTCATAGAGCCTGTGCCAAACGAGGCTACGAAACAGGAAGGGCGGAGTGAGTACCACAAACACAGTGGTACACAACCGTACCTTTCAATGTACAGTATCTACTGATATCAAACAATGCTATTTCAGACAAATTGACACGCATTCACTGGCAGAGGCCCAAACATGTCCTTTAAGCATGCTTGTGTTCATACTTCTGACTTCAACCACACACACGTTATGCATGTATTTATGTACTTTcacgtgctctctctctcacacacacggccGGTGCTATACCATTAGTCTGGAAGGGGTTGGTGGCCATATCCGGGGCGGCGGCAACAAATGGATTATTGGACGGGATGGCTGAAACAGGACATTACATCATGTTTTCATTACATTTGAGGGTCACCCATTTCAGAACTCAATGTTCAGGAATATGTAACACAATCCACTCACCTCCAAAGCCTTGCTGCACATGCATGCTGGGTAATACTGACTGAGTCTGGGCAGGCGAGGTTCCCAACACAGCTCCAAACATATTCCTAGATTCACATAAATACATAACATGAATCAATTTGTTACCGCAttgaatcataaaaaaaaaacacttttttagCAAGATCCAGAGGCAGTGTTAGTTTGTGCATATCTAAAACCTATTTTTAGTGCCAAGTTTTTAAAGTGGCGTCTGTCTCTCACCCCTGGACACTGCTCCCTGTGGGGGCCGAAGAGCTCAGCTCGTTGTCCAGCTCAGCAAGAGCAGCGTAGCGGTCCTCTGCTGAAGTGCCCAGCTGGGACGGAGCCGGTGCAGCACCGGCCACCGACGGCACTGGGACACCTCGCcctacagagagcgagagagacatacacagggGTCAATATACACACATGGCAATGGACATGGACACTAACACACAAAAATAAGATAACATGCTGTGCCCCTGTTGGGCTTGGAACAGATATAATGTAAATAAGAGGGAATGTATGAGAATGGGACCCAGGGGTACCTGATGCAAAGGACTGTGAGGGGGGTGAGGTGCTGAAATGTGAAGGTACTCCAGAGTTGCCAAACGCCTCAAAGTTGGCAAAGTCGGCGTTTGAGCTAACCTGAGTCGCTGCAAACCACAGAGGAGGAAACAAAACACTGACAACGTGAGGAATGTGGAAATCATAATGGCATTATGGTACATGGGAGGAGGGGCAGATGACAATGATTTAACACAAACACATTATAATAGCGTGTTAAGTCTTCTTACACTACTTTTTATAACTGATCATTTCCAAGCCCTCAAGATATGATGTTGTCTCATTGAAGACAAACATTTCAAATCAACTCAATACTGGGAAACTCCTGAACTGCCATTTAAGTAAAATTTTCACTTCATTGACATTATTGCACGACTAAGTGGAAATTTGGCTGAAACTGAAGTTAGTTTGAGTGAAGGCCATTCCCACTCATTACCTGACTGGCTCGGGAAATGTGCAAAGTTGGCAAAGTTGGAGTTGCTGGCAGCCTGAGAGGGCGGAGTGGCAAAGATGTCTCCACCCAGGTCAGATAGGAGGTCAAACTTCTTCTCCTGAACTATAGGATAGGCCTGGGAGCGAACCACCACCGGCGactggcagagagagggagagagagatggaagggcaTGAAGAATGACAGCATGCTTTAAAGAAAAATAACTGGGGACATTGGGTAGCACCCATTGACttttaaactcagaaaaaaaagcaacgtcctctcactgtcaactgcgtttattttcagcaaacttaacatgtgtaaatatttttatgaacataacaagattcaacaactgaggcataaactgaacaagttccacagacatgtgactaacaggaatgtaatagtgtgtccctgaacaaagggggggttcaaaatcaaaagtaacagtatctggtgtggccaccagctgcattaagtactgcagttcatctcctcctcatggactacaccaggtttgccagttcttgctgtgagatgttaccccactcttccaccaaggcacctgcaagttcccggacatttctggggggaatggcactAGCCCTCagcctccgatccaacaggtcccagacatgctcaatgggattgagatccggggtctttgctggtcatggcagaacactgacattcctgtcttgtaggaaatcacacacaaaactagcagtatggctggtggcattgtcaagtTGGAggttcatgtcaggatgagcctgcaggaagggtaccacatgagggaggaggatgtcttccctgtaacgcacagtgttgagattgcctgcaatgactacaagctcagtccgatgaggctgtgacacaccgccccagaccatgatggaccctccacctcgatcccgctccagagtacaggcctcagtgtaaggctcattccttcaatgataaacGCAAATCGGGCCATCACCcacggtgagacaaaaccgtgactcgtcagtggctgccactttttgccagtcctgtctggtccagagacggtgggtttgtgcccatatgcgacgttgttgccggtgatgtctggtgaggacttgccttacaataggcctacaagccctcagtccagcctctctcagcctattgcggacagtctgagcactgatggagggattgtgcgttcctggtgtaactcgggcagttgttgttgccatcctgtcccTTACCCGctggtgtgatgtttggatgtaccgatcctgtgcaggtgttcttatacgtggtctgccactgcgaggacgatcagatgtccgtcctgtctccctgaagctctgtcttagacgtctcacagtacggacattgcaatgtattgccctggccacatctgcagtcctcatgcctccttgccgCATGcgtaaggcacgttcacgcagatgagcagggaccctgggcatctttcttttagtgttatccagagtcagtagaaaggcctctttagcgtcctaagttttcataactgtgacattaattgcctaccgtctgtgaGCTGTTAGTGTCTAAACGACCGTTCCACAAGTGCATGttcaagcatgggaaacagtgtgtaaaccctttacaatgaagatctgtgaagttatttggatttttacgaattatctttgaaagacagggccctgaaaaagggacgtttcttttttccCCAGAGTTTATAATGACCAGGGTTTAAAAATAAGCAACATTTTAGACCTTTAATAAAGTATCTAAAATTGCTAATGTTGTACtgtagcttagaccctatttCACATCATCTGACGTTGTGTTGTACCCACCATCAGTTGAAACTTGCTCTTAAATACAGGGTGGGTTTCATTTCAATCACAGAAATAATAGAATGGACCCatcccttcagaccactgcaaattagCTGGTACAAGTTTAATTTGAATCACTACAACAAAAGATGACCACCGGTCCGACCACCGTCGAATGTCAACACTAGAACCGCTAATGCCAACGGCCACAGATGATTgattttgtaaataaataaaacaaattgggGTAGAAAAAAGCAACGTACTGCTCCTTCCCTTTTCCTAAATGTCTGTATTTTACATTGCTCAGTTGTCAGAAGGTGATTAAAACAAACAGAAGTACAGTACTTTAAGCTTTATCCCAGTTGTTCTCTCTCCACACCTATTTCAAGGTAAATGcgctgtaggacgttggtacctAGCCAGGcacttatgtctctctctctctcctcaccgaaTGAATGACGTAGGTTAAATGGATGCGTGGGTGacagaaactgataattgtgcacattACTTCAACTGAATTCAAAttaggcctaactgaatgatAAGGAGGGTGAAGACAAGAGGTTGAATTAATTTAGATTAGTGTAAAATTGGGAGCATAGATATGAGATGACGAGATTGATTCACGCGTAAAGGCACGGTTAAGGGCCCACAGGGCCCGATTACAATCAATAAATGCCTCCTTGTTTTCATATCTTGTcatgaatatatatttttataaatattttaTGCAATTAATTATTTACATTTGTCTTATGCCTATTTATCAGCATTGGCACTTATGCTTATACTAAATAATTTGACCGTGGCACCCTGAGGGTTCCTATCCTTCTTTtacattatacactgctcaaaaaaataaagggaacactaaaataacacatcctagatctgaatgaatggaatattcttattaaatacttttttctttacatagttgaatgtgctgacaacaaaatggAAATCAAACCAATGGAAATCAAACCCATTGagatctggatttggagtcacactcaaaattaaagttgaaaaccacactacaggctgatccaactttcatgtaatgtccttaaaacaagtcaaaatgaggctcagtagtgtgtgtggcctccacgtgcctgtatgacctccctacaacgcctgggcatgctcctgatgacgtggcggatggtctcctgagggatctcctcccagacctggactaaagcatcgaCCAACTcctagacagtctgtggtgcaacgtggcgttggtggatggagcgagacatgatgtcccagatgtgctcaattggattcaggtctgcaggaactgctgacacactccagccacatgaggtctagcattgtcttgcattaggaggaacccagggccaaccgcaccagcatatggtctcacaaggggtctgaggatctcatctcggtacctaatggcagtcaggctacctctggcgagcacatggagggctgtgcggccccccaaagaaatgccaccacacaccatgactgacccaccgccaaaccggtcatgctggaggatgttgcaggcagcagaacgttctctacggcgtctccagactgtcacgtgctcagtgtgaacctgctttcatctgtgaagagcacagggtgccagtggcaaatttgccaatcttggtgttctctggcaaatgccaaatgtcctgcacggtgttgggctgtaagcacaacccccacctgagGACACCGGGCCcttataccaccctcatggagtctgtttctgaccgtttgagcagacacatgcacatttgtggcctgctggaggtcattttgcagtgctctggcagtgctcccccTGTcactccttgcacaaaggcggaggtagcggtcctgctgctgggttgttgccctcctacggcctcctccacgtctcctgatgtactggcctgtctcctggtagcgcctccatgctctggacactacactgacagacacagcaaaccttcttgccacagctcgcattgatgttccatcctggatgagctgtactacctgagccacttgtgtgggttgtaaactccttctcatgctaccactagagtgaaagcaccgcca containing:
- the LOC110530006 gene encoding arf-GAP domain and FG repeat-containing protein 1 isoform X2; this translates as MATSAKRKQEETHLKMLREMTSQPPNRKCFDCDQRGPTYANMTVGSFVCTTCSGILRGLNPPHRVKSISMTTFTQQEIEFLQKHTNEVCKHIWLGLYNDRTLVVPDFHEPQKVKEFLQEKYEKKRWYVSPDQARTVATAQASKSGTSASSTGSTPEVQPLRTLQLNKTPPTRQSPVVVRSQAYPIVQEKKFDLLSDLGGDIFATPPSQAASNSNFANFAHFPSQSGRGVPVPSVAGAAPAPSQLGTSAEDRYAALAELDNELSSSAPTGSSVQGNMFGAVLGTSPAQTQSVLPSMHVQQGFGAIPSNNPFVAAAPDMATNPFQTNASFGTGSMSMPAGFGNPSSYCLPTSFSGTFQQPFPGQAPCPYTQPGAYHPQQPNGPGGYPVYGQTKPSMTPFGQPMAGPGMTNNPFMAGAPAGSYPAGGSSTNPFL
- the LOC110530006 gene encoding arf-GAP domain and FG repeat-containing protein 1 isoform X1; amino-acid sequence: MATSAKRKQEETHLKMLREMTSQPPNRKCFDCDQRGPTYANMTVGSFVCTTCSGILRGLNPPHRVKSISMTTFTQQEIEFLQKHTNEVCKHIWLGLYNDRTLVVPDFHEPQKVKEFLQEKYEKKRWYVSPDQARTVATAQASKSGTSASSTGSTPEVQPLRTLQLNKTPPTRQSPVVVRSQAYPIVQEKKFDLLSDLGGDIFATPPSQAASNSNFANFAHFPSQSATQVSSNADFANFEAFGNSGVPSHFSTSPPSQSFASGRGVPVPSVAGAAPAPSQLGTSAEDRYAALAELDNELSSSAPTGSSVQGNMFGAVLGTSPAQTQSVLPSMHVQQGFGAIPSNNPFVAAAPDMATNPFQTNASFGTGSMSMPAGFGNPSSYCLPTSFSGTFQQPFPGQAPCPYTQPGAYHPQQPNGPGGYPVYGQTKPSMTPFGQPMAGPGMTNNPFMAGAPAGSYPAGGSSTNPFL